In Kogia breviceps isolate mKogBre1 chromosome 7, mKogBre1 haplotype 1, whole genome shotgun sequence, a single window of DNA contains:
- the LOC131759945 gene encoding LOW QUALITY PROTEIN: cytochrome b-c1 complex subunit 6, mitochondrial-like (The sequence of the model RefSeq protein was modified relative to this genomic sequence to represent the inferred CDS: deleted 2 bases in 1 codon): MGLEDEQRMLTGSGDPKEKEEEEEELVDPLTTVREQCEQLEKCVKAWERLELCDEHVSSRSVTEEDCTEEIFDFLHARDHCVAHKLFNSLKYVCRFIHPSLHHLSVGIFPYGFEHAICFLFV; the protein is encoded by the exons ATGGGGCTGGAGGACGAGCAAAGGATGCTGACTGGGTCTGGAGATcccaaggagaaggaagaggaggaggaggaattagTGGATCCCCTAACAACAGTGAGAGAGCAATGCGAGCAGCTGGAGAAATGTGTA AAGGCTTGGGAGCGGCTAGAGCTCTGTGATGAACATGTATCCTCCAGGTCAGTGACAGAGGAGGATTGCACAGAGGAGATCTTTGACTTCTTGCATGCAAGGGACCACTGTGTGGCCCACAAACTCTTTAACAGCTTGAAATATGTGTGCCGATTCATTCACCCCAGCCTTCATCACCTGAGCGTCGGGATATTTCCTTATGGTTTTGAACATGccatttgtttcttatttgtatAA